The Thiothrix subterranea genome has a segment encoding these proteins:
- the hsdR gene encoding type I restriction-modification system endonuclease, whose product MKQHTSNFVFLQEHSPVLPFDDNLNEDLTRIIIDQQLQEAGWEADSQLLHYTQGTRPEKGKNKAIAEWPTTGKQRADYVLFAGLTPIAVVEAKRENTHVAGKITQAERYARGFRVEAAMQAAWEQEGRNIPWADEAEEHYHIPFVYSCNGRPFIQQLKEQSGTWFRDVRAPANTARALQQFHTPDGLLDRLKRSREAAQQQLQQEGFAYLKLRDYQEKAIQATERALQNNQQHCLLAMATGTGKTRTIIGLMYRFLKTEHFRRILFLVDRTALGDQAQDAFNEAPLEQNQTLSKIYNIAELGDMQAEAETRIQVATVQAMVMRIFQSDTPPPVDQFDCIIIDEAHRGYTLDQEMTEGELSTRAASQYLSSYRRVLDYFDAVKIGLTATPAKHTTEIFGKPVYTYSYREAVADDWLIDHEPPIRYTTLLSQNGIKFEKGETVSRLNTRDGTVDTAELEDDTGFKVEAFNKRVITEPFNKVICDQLAKELDPFGLEKTLIFCATDLHADMVKRLLDEAFKAVYEDDYNEAAVRKITGQSDKVRQLIRQYKNERYPNIAITVDLLTTGIDVEEIAHLVFMRRVSSRILYEQMIGRATRRCDEIGKTVFKIYDPVDIYASLQDVSTMKPLVKDPNITLEQLYDELTTGEQTNTSQADDVLNQFNQKIMRVMRKATHKAERKPALKTKLDELENLWGIAPDKLHQHLHQLGAKQAASFLQQHHGLLQQVDAIRQLLGGEHYPLISEHDDELLVREQSYGQYQKPADYLDSFNQFIREQINQSAALAVVVNKPRDLTREQLREVKLLLDSAGYSAVNLQTAWRNQSNQDIAASIIGYIRQAALGEALIPFEQRVQAGMQRIYSLHPWTPVQRNWLERLAKQLVHETVIDHEFVNRTFARDGGAKRLDKLLSGQLESVLDQLSEHLWQQAS is encoded by the coding sequence ATGAAACAACACACGAGTAATTTCGTTTTTCTGCAAGAACACAGCCCGGTATTGCCGTTCGATGACAACCTCAATGAAGACCTCACCCGCATTATCATCGACCAACAATTGCAAGAAGCGGGTTGGGAAGCTGACAGCCAACTTCTGCATTACACACAGGGCACGCGCCCCGAAAAAGGCAAGAACAAAGCCATTGCCGAATGGCCTACCACGGGCAAACAACGCGCCGATTACGTGCTGTTTGCTGGATTAACCCCGATTGCAGTGGTTGAAGCCAAGCGCGAAAACACCCATGTTGCTGGCAAAATTACCCAAGCCGAACGCTACGCCCGTGGTTTTCGCGTCGAAGCAGCCATGCAAGCGGCGTGGGAACAGGAAGGGCGAAATATCCCGTGGGCAGATGAAGCCGAGGAACATTACCACATCCCATTCGTGTATTCGTGCAATGGTCGCCCGTTTATCCAGCAACTCAAGGAACAATCCGGCACATGGTTTCGGGATGTGCGTGCGCCTGCGAATACGGCACGGGCGTTGCAGCAATTCCATACGCCCGATGGTTTGCTGGATCGGCTGAAACGTAGCCGCGAAGCTGCCCAGCAGCAGTTGCAACAGGAAGGGTTTGCTTACCTCAAGTTGCGTGATTATCAGGAAAAAGCCATTCAGGCGACGGAACGGGCATTACAGAACAACCAGCAACACTGCTTGCTGGCAATGGCAACTGGCACGGGCAAAACGCGTACCATCATTGGCTTGATGTACCGTTTCCTCAAGACCGAACACTTCCGCCGCATCTTGTTTCTGGTTGACCGCACCGCCTTGGGAGATCAAGCGCAGGATGCTTTCAATGAAGCACCGTTGGAGCAAAACCAAACCCTATCCAAAATCTACAACATTGCCGAACTCGGCGACATGCAGGCGGAAGCCGAGACCCGTATTCAGGTTGCTACCGTGCAAGCAATGGTGATGCGGATTTTCCAGTCCGACACGCCACCGCCTGTTGACCAGTTCGATTGCATTATTATTGATGAAGCGCATCGGGGTTACACGCTCGATCAGGAAATGACTGAAGGCGAACTCAGCACCCGTGCTGCCAGCCAATATTTATCCAGTTACCGCCGCGTGCTGGACTATTTCGATGCGGTCAAAATCGGGCTGACTGCCACACCAGCCAAACACACCACCGAGATTTTCGGCAAACCCGTTTACACCTATTCCTACCGCGAAGCCGTGGCAGATGACTGGCTGATCGACCACGAACCCCCAATCCGTTACACCACGCTATTGAGTCAAAACGGCATCAAGTTTGAAAAAGGCGAAACCGTCAGCCGCCTCAATACCCGTGATGGCACAGTCGATACCGCCGAACTGGAAGATGACACAGGTTTCAAGGTGGAAGCCTTCAACAAGCGGGTGATCACCGAACCGTTCAACAAGGTCATTTGTGACCAACTCGCCAAAGAACTTGACCCGTTTGGTCTGGAGAAAACCCTGATTTTCTGTGCCACCGACTTGCACGCCGATATGGTCAAACGCCTGCTGGACGAGGCGTTCAAGGCAGTCTACGAAGACGATTACAATGAAGCAGCAGTACGCAAAATCACCGGACAAAGCGACAAAGTAAGGCAACTGATCCGCCAGTACAAAAACGAGCGTTACCCCAATATTGCCATTACCGTGGACTTGCTGACGACGGGAATTGATGTGGAAGAAATTGCCCATCTGGTGTTCATGCGCCGTGTATCGTCACGCATCCTCTACGAGCAAATGATCGGGCGGGCAACGCGCCGTTGCGATGAAATCGGCAAAACCGTGTTCAAAATCTACGACCCGGTGGACATTTACGCCAGCCTGCAAGACGTTTCCACCATGAAGCCGTTGGTCAAAGACCCGAATATCACGCTGGAACAACTGTATGACGAACTCACGACTGGCGAACAAACCAATACCAGTCAAGCCGATGATGTGTTGAACCAATTCAACCAGAAAATCATGCGGGTGATGCGCAAAGCCACCCACAAAGCCGAGCGCAAACCGGCACTCAAAACCAAGCTGGATGAGCTGGAAAACCTGTGGGGTATTGCGCCGGACAAGTTGCACCAGCACTTGCATCAGTTGGGCGCAAAACAAGCCGCCAGCTTCCTGCAACAGCACCACGGCTTGCTGCAACAAGTCGATGCCATCCGCCAACTGTTGGGCGGCGAACACTACCCGCTGATTTCCGAACATGACGACGAACTGTTGGTACGCGAACAAAGCTACGGTCAGTACCAAAAACCCGCTGACTATCTGGACAGTTTCAACCAGTTCATCCGCGAGCAAATCAATCAATCCGCCGCCTTAGCCGTGGTGGTCAACAAACCGCGTGACCTGACCCGTGAGCAATTGCGTGAAGTGAAATTGCTGCTGGACAGTGCGGGCTATTCCGCCGTCAACCTGCAAACCGCTTGGCGTAACCAAAGCAATCAGGACATTGCCGCCAGCATTATCGGCTATATTCGTCAGGCGGCGTTGGGCGAAGCCTTGATACCGTTTGAACAGCGCGTGCAAGCCGGAATGCAGCGAATTTACAGCCTGCACCCGTGGACACCCGTGCAACGCAACTGGCTGGAACGCCTTGCCAAACAACTGGTACATGAAACCGTGATCGACCACGAATTCGTCAATCGCACCTTTGCGCGGGATGGCGGCGCGAAACGGCTGGACAAACTGCTATCGGGTCAGTTAGAAAGTGTCCTCGACCAATTGAGTGAACACCTCTGGCAGCAAGCCAGTTAA
- a CDS encoding NifB/NifX family molybdenum-iron cluster-binding protein, with translation METAIKVAFASTDMKHVDQHFGAAESFAIYALTPDNVQLVEATQFGKLAMDGNEDKLDAKIKVLEGCVAIYSQAVGASAVAKLKTANIQPVKVSAGAEISELLEALQAELRSGPSAWLAQAIKRMQAPNAQRFDSMEAEGWDE, from the coding sequence ATGGAAACAGCCATTAAAGTTGCGTTTGCATCCACCGACATGAAGCACGTCGACCAGCATTTCGGCGCGGCTGAATCGTTTGCGATTTACGCCCTGACCCCAGACAACGTGCAATTGGTGGAGGCCACCCAGTTCGGCAAGCTGGCGATGGACGGCAACGAAGACAAGCTTGATGCCAAGATCAAAGTGCTGGAAGGCTGCGTGGCGATTTACTCGCAAGCGGTCGGCGCATCGGCGGTTGCCAAGCTCAAGACCGCCAATATCCAGCCCGTCAAAGTCAGCGCAGGCGCGGAAATCAGCGAATTGCTGGAAGCTTTGCAGGCAGAACTGCGCAGCGGCCCCAGCGCGTGGCTGGCGCAAGCCATCAAGCGGATGCAAGCCCCCAACGCCCAACGCTTCGACTCGATGGAAGCCGAAGGGTGGGACGAATGA
- a CDS encoding SoxR reducing system RseC family protein yields the protein MIEETATVVAATPDHIWVEARARSACSSCGTQDSCATSSVSKLFGVRRQQLRLPNQFASSVGEQVIIGVEDQVMVTASLAAYILPVVLMLGAAIIADVQGMSDKQQAGIALLGLLLGLLGAGVLTSNRRMNRYFQPQLLRKITPHPQPLSLKGRGEQDFITGDTP from the coding sequence ATGATCGAAGAAACCGCTACCGTGGTTGCCGCTACCCCCGACCATATCTGGGTGGAAGCCCGCGCTCGCAGTGCTTGTTCCAGTTGTGGCACGCAAGACAGTTGCGCCACGTCCAGCGTTTCCAAACTGTTTGGTGTGCGTCGCCAGCAGTTACGTTTGCCGAACCAGTTTGCCTCCAGCGTGGGTGAACAGGTGATTATCGGCGTGGAAGATCAGGTTATGGTCACTGCGTCACTGGCTGCGTACATCTTGCCCGTGGTGCTGATGTTGGGCGCGGCAATCATCGCGGATGTGCAAGGCATGAGCGACAAGCAGCAAGCGGGCATTGCCTTGCTGGGTTTGCTGTTGGGCTTGTTGGGCGCAGGTGTGCTGACCAGCAATCGCCGCATGAACCGTTACTTCCAACCACAATTATTACGCAAGATTACCCCTCACCCCCAGCCCCTCTCCCTCAAGGGGCGAGGGGAGCAAGACTTTATTACAGGAGATACCCCATGA
- a CDS encoding NifX-associated nitrogen fixation protein: MSEVSTLIAVDDPVLSTDFATEMLRQMRALDSYGSYDTWTPAKILEPFILTKAMKREIPIIGDPDEIIIARLKVFYNAIASMIEKECGLMAVPLMNLSHEGFGRALITVGKLVVVDRTLRDVHRFGFESLSKMKDESDKLLSVALNLVGKYPDVAGL; the protein is encoded by the coding sequence ATGAGCGAAGTTAGCACCTTGATTGCCGTCGACGATCCCGTTCTCAGCACGGATTTTGCCACCGAAATGTTGCGCCAGATGCGGGCGCTCGACAGCTACGGCAGTTACGATACGTGGACACCCGCCAAAATCCTCGAACCGTTCATCCTCACCAAGGCGATGAAGCGCGAAATTCCCATCATTGGCGACCCGGATGAAATCATCATTGCCCGCCTCAAAGTGTTCTACAACGCGATTGCCTCCATGATCGAAAAGGAATGTGGGCTGATGGCAGTGCCGCTGATGAACTTGTCGCACGAAGGTTTTGGGCGGGCACTGATCACGGTCGGCAAGTTGGTGGTGGTTGACCGCACTTTGCGCGATGTCCACCGCTTTGGCTTTGAGTCGCTCTCCAAAATGAAGGATGAGTCCGACAAGTTGCTGTCTGTGGCGCTGAATCTAGTCGGGAAATACCCCGATGTTGCCGGACTGTAA
- a CDS encoding CCE_0567 family metalloprotein, which yields MTPEELKALQKAVSKAKRIATEHASALHDLVEDKLPAGYEELPAIAQATYAACLEWAEANAKLQAAQASN from the coding sequence ATGACCCCGGAAGAACTCAAAGCCCTGCAAAAAGCGGTCAGCAAAGCCAAGCGCATTGCTACCGAACACGCCAGCGCCTTGCACGATCTGGTGGAAGACAAGCTGCCTGCGGGGTATGAAGAGCTACCCGCGATTGCGCAAGCCACTTACGCTGCCTGCCTTGAGTGGGCAGAAGCCAACGCCAAACTGCAAGCGGCGCAAGCCAGCAACTAG
- the fdxB gene encoding ferredoxin III, nif-specific, which yields MEPITGLTRGGIEWTPAFITTLNQGKCIGCGRCYKVCPRDVFELVERDELELEEDDDSDDSYDDDDNTMVMNLKNVLDCIGCQACSKVCPKQCMSHAPQGLAA from the coding sequence ATGGAACCCATTACTGGTCTTACCCGTGGCGGCATCGAGTGGACACCCGCCTTCATCACCACCCTCAATCAGGGTAAATGCATCGGCTGCGGACGTTGCTACAAAGTCTGTCCGCGTGACGTATTTGAGCTGGTCGAACGTGACGAATTGGAGCTGGAAGAAGACGATGACAGCGACGACAGTTACGACGATGACGACAATACGATGGTGATGAACCTGAAAAACGTGCTGGATTGCATTGGCTGTCAAGCGTGTTCTAAGGTCTGCCCCAAGCAGTGCATGAGCCACGCGCCGCAAGGTTTAGCAGCGTAA
- a CDS encoding flavodoxin — MNKIGIFFGTNSGTTRLMAKKMAKLLGDVAAKPLNINRTTAEELLQYDALILGTATYGIDQLPGKSTDIQDGSWEDFMPQLAGKDLSGKVIALYGLGDQEKYPDRFAHSLIHLYRWGVENGADVAGQWSTEGYTFKQSPAVVDGQFVGLVLDQQSQSLLTEARLSAWIEAIKPALLAKLVD, encoded by the coding sequence ATGAATAAGATCGGGATATTTTTTGGTACGAACTCCGGCACGACGCGGCTGATGGCGAAAAAGATGGCGAAGCTGTTGGGCGATGTCGCTGCCAAACCGCTCAATATTAACCGCACCACGGCGGAAGAACTGTTGCAATACGATGCGTTGATTCTGGGGACTGCCACTTACGGCATCGACCAGCTTCCGGGCAAAAGCACCGATATTCAGGATGGCAGTTGGGAAGATTTCATGCCGCAACTGGCGGGCAAGGATTTGTCCGGCAAGGTGATTGCGCTGTACGGGCTGGGCGATCAGGAAAAATACCCCGACCGCTTTGCGCATTCGTTGATCCATTTGTATCGCTGGGGCGTGGAGAATGGTGCGGACGTGGCTGGGCAGTGGTCTACCGAGGGTTATACCTTCAAGCAGTCGCCTGCGGTGGTGGATGGGCAGTTTGTTGGGCTGGTGCTGGATCAGCAGTCACAGAGCTTGCTGACCGAGGCGCGGTTGAGTGCTTGGATTGAGGCGATTAAACCGGCGTTGTTGGCGAAATTGGTGGATTAG
- a CDS encoding DUF3144 domain-containing protein: MQELDFHEVADEFVNLANKLSEEWAPNFLSAAILYAAARYNAFHFRETIGDEDKEAAAIEYYTEQYRKMLKENLHEMRHGVPHE, translated from the coding sequence ATGCAAGAACTGGATTTTCACGAGGTCGCCGATGAATTCGTCAATCTGGCGAACAAGTTGAGCGAGGAATGGGCACCGAATTTCCTCAGTGCGGCGATCCTGTACGCGGCGGCGCGTTACAACGCTTTCCACTTCAGGGAAACCATAGGTGATGAGGACAAGGAAGCGGCGGCAATCGAGTATTACACCGAGCAGTACCGCAAGATGTTGAAGGAAAACCTGCACGAGATGCGGCATGGAGTGCCCCATGAATAA
- a CDS encoding sister chromatid cohesion protein PDS5 codes for MLHDIEPEIRRIVAERIQPEALSALLDDPDWGVRLQAAERATRGMLEILEHDTDPDVKEVARQRLREMDDND; via the coding sequence ATGCTGCATGATATTGAGCCGGAAATTCGCCGCATTGTGGCGGAACGCATTCAGCCGGAAGCCTTGAGCGCCTTGCTGGATGACCCCGATTGGGGCGTGCGTCTGCAAGCTGCCGAACGTGCTACCCGTGGGATGCTGGAAATACTGGAACACGACACTGACCCCGATGTGAAGGAAGTCGCCCGTCAGCGGCTTCGGGAGATGGATGACAATGACTGA